The window GGTTTAATGGTAAAAGATGGTGATGGTGGTCAAAAACGCGTCGAACCCACGAACCATGTCTTAGGGCCCCTGAAAAACAGAAATTTTCGATAGTACCAAACTCTAGTGTAtttcgtaataataagtgtggtTCGGAAAGAAAAGTAACGGCCCCGATGACCCCCATAATTCCCCCTAGATCCGCATCTGGAGAGGTCTCCgagcaaataaataagtaagatcCAGCCAGGCACGGTTCCAAAACTACGCTACTTCAGACTCGTGGATAGGGACAGAGGCAAAAACGTGGCGCCTCTCTTACACCGACATGTAACACGGATTGTGAAGGaacttaccgggtgagagccttcagcgctccccatttgtacggccaagtagttaatgccatctgcggcaaatctacaataagtcacgttaaaaaaaatgtgaaggaaCTGCTAAAAGTAGTTGATAACgcaaacatattatatatagccTTATGCACGTCTGAATGCTGGACACAGGACTCCCTGCAATCCATCGAAGAGGGAAGAGCAGACACCAACACGCTGCTCCTACCATTACGAATTGGTGGAGATGTTTAGGCTAGTAGCCTTAGGTAGtaggtaataggtaggtacgagTACCATTCGTGtatttaaatagaatagaatagaatagaaaaggtttattataaaaggacgccacacacaaaaaaaagtcaacaacatcatatcaaatttccactaaaacaattacaaaaaagcaagacggatgtttgtcgaaatgaccataaggtggtggtggacgtcctgagataaaagggcctcactcagcacaagtcgcggcgtgaaccacgacgctggtattatgtggaccctgttaggtgacgcacgaacatcgtattccataaacatgttattttttttattccataaacattttatttgccAGTTCTCAAGCGCCCGAAGAACTCGCGACTCTTGATACTGTTAATAACCGTGAAGTACTCACCAGAAAATTTATATCTAGGACCCCTTGAACTACAGCAACTCTAGTGATAATAGGtactatatacctacatacttaaaCCTGGGGATGTACTTAAAaatggtttagtacgatctactccgaaccgcagcgtgcgtgtatgaaacgattgattaatgtaGAAGTAAGAAAAAGGATGATcgatctgcttaccccggtggaaaataggcgtgagttcatgtatgtatataaactaCTATGTATCTGACAGCAGCATTTTACGGGTACATTTATAAATAGGTCATTTTCTACCATAGTTcacgttttcactaacacaagtTGGCTTGACCGTTATAAACAGCAATACTGGTtaccacctatcaagttggcctaacagaaagctcgctgaggAAGGTGTACGTACTTAGTACATCAGGtactcatcttgcgatgtatctctgactaccccgattgagatatagccgtgagcttagtACATTATGTTACTCTGAAAGGCACGCGCTTATGAAAAGATTGATggatggtgctaattcctgtaaataccatctaattttattttaagttatatctgtcattttcttatccgccgaaaaggaaagggacgggtaatcgacaagcataaaatttatggaacacacgtcaattttaagcacaaatctaaaccaaccgtctaaaaattttacatccgtcaataacccgacacagttaagtagacagcacgtcaacagattgcataccagcgacgtaccttttgattcacccgggttattcattcattcactcattcttcctaaaattaagagctgtgaatcatccgtccctttccttttcgacggatatgaaaatgacggatataactttaaataaaattaggcggtgtctgcaggaatcgggggcaGGAATGTGGAAGTAAatcgaattccatagtttctgcttaacCCGGAGAAAAATAGGCGTGCATTAACTTAGCGTATGTAACCTATGTACCTACCAACAGCATTTGATGGACACATTTATAAATAGGTCATATTCTACCTATTAGATACACTTGGTTGTGAGCACGACAGGCGTCGCGTCGTCGCGTCGCGCAGGTGCCGGCGCCGACACAACCCGACACCGCTGTAAACATCCACTCTATAGGTACCTAGCTACCCTGCTATACCTACCTGGCTGGCCCAGATAACGCAGACAAATTAAGACGCGAGAAAAATAAAGCGTCACCTTGAACTTACAGACAGGCCGTAAAAACAGCAATATAACAACAATATCTAGTTAGACAAGTACCTACTAGATAGAACACAAGGAACATACCAAATGTCCAAAAGTCGTTAGAAAAATAACTTGgtccctgtgctgggaggttttctggccatgtctttccctcagcgttacagattccgacgtggtagtagttttacagctaattacataatggtgctaattcctgtaaataccatctaattttattttaagttatatctgtccttttcttatccgccgaaaaggaaagggacgggtaatcgacaagcataaaatttatggaacacacgtcaattttaagcacaaatctaaaccaaccgtctaaaaattttacgtcagtcaataacccgacacattaatttactcattcttcctaaaattaagagctgtgaatcatccgtccctttccttttcgacggatacgaaaatgacggatataacctaaaataaaattaggcggtgtctgcaggaatcggggccaatatgtaatttaatttttaacgttcaaaaagcgctaactttataagccaattttgaaaagtaaatatttttgaattttttgactTGGAATTAATTAATATGGcatttgtcttttttctttaagtatCAGAACTTTAGCCAGAGTAAAcatttgactttttgtaattatttctttttattttggtgcaataaagtgtatttgtattgtattgtattgtaacattaatacataaatacatacataaactcacgcctatttcccactggggtaagcagagactatagaatttcatttgctttgatcctgacacacttctcttgcttcctccacattcatcaatggtTTCATACGCATAACATTAATATACGTAGATAAATAGTGCAGGTGTGGATTAGCTGCGGGCACACCAGTATGGTTAGTTTTTCAGTAGAAAATTATCAAAAGTACAAAGTCATTTCGACGTATTTATCTTCAAACAAAAATTGCTAATTCAAATtcagcatacatacatacgatcacgcctttttcctattggggtaggcagagatcacagaattccacttactacgatcctgacacaccactttctcttcctccactctcatcaaacatttcatgcatgctcgccggctTAGAGAAGTGCAAATTGAGACAGTCACACACGCAGATTTTGATAATAACGACTAGTCATAGTCTACTAATAGTAGAACATTTTCCCTCTTGATATCGAAGTCTAatgatgtacctacctaatataatagGTACAACTTGTAACCATACTTGACATTAGACGTCTATAAGAgggaaaatgttttattaacaattttctcggtaatttttttttttcattcttttCGGCGAATTgagtggttaaaaaggccacatcgaagcaattcatctaaaaaggaatattgctatttgacatttcttcgcattgagcacttacttttatatacgcaaatgtcaaattgctatattgcttttctatatgaattgtttcgatgtggcatttttaaccgcCCAGGTCTTGGGTAGTAGAAGTAAACAAGAAAatgaaatgtaataaatattttaattcgcTTAGCATTTACTTATAAGGTAAGCGCTCCAAATATTGGAAATGCACTTGTTTTGCTTAGTCTATACCTAAATCTATTCAAGAGTCCACTTGCTGCCACCACATTTGACTGACTAGTAACACTGTACACTGGCTTCCTGCGCACTGGTATGTCTTTAGACCTAcaattttttattcttatactGATGGACCGGTCTAACTTGAACTTAGTCGGCTCGAAGAACGCGTCCTTAGGAATCTTGATATAAGGTTTATTGTTAGTTGGCACAAGACGTAGTTTAGGCCGCCGCATGACTGGTCGGAGTGGGAGGTAGGAAAAATCTTCATCATTTGTCTTCTCTGCGGTGGATTCTTCGTTTGAGACTGGTTCTAGAagataaaatatagtaagttcgcaaaaccaaataaaaaaaaatcttgaataaTTATGAGACTGATTTTCATAGGGATCCCTGctccaatttttttatttaatttagaataattatttatctgtTAACATATATTTgtacttatacctacttataaaaagCTCAAGCAGAGTTTTGTCAGAATgagttataataaaattatttcagcAGTTTCCAATTGTTCATTGTCAGTCAGCCCGGTAAATATCCATGTTTACAGCTTACTATAGactataaaaacaattacatttcttatataatatttattaccccctccggttggttgacgggaggcctgtgcccagcagtgggacgtatataggcagtttattataatatttattagtaaATTGGCTGGTTTATTTGatgttttttatgttaaaataaataaataaaaaaaaaaaaaaaaaaaaacgcgtttGTTACCTTTATAAGGGAATATAGTCCGTCTTGGCATGATGGAGTCGCCGAGTATCTCATACAGGGTGTAATCCGTCATCACGTAATCTTCCAGGTGGGTCGTGGGCTCGGAGCGAAGGAGACTCGTCGACGCATCCtgaacaaaaaatatgtattattctatgagaatattttaatgatcatcactaatttaagagccacgctcttgtcggggcAACATTCTCCATCCTACTTTTAATAGATAcgatttttctttatattaaatgatcaccaaaaaaataattataattaaagtttATCATCAAAAAGATAGGTACATCTATATAAATATGTTCTTAAAAGATATAAATACTTCgggaataacaaataaaaacttcTCTTGCATTTATAATGCAGAATTCTGAatcttatatttaaattaaactatAAAACGCGCTTTATAtaattatcaatatttattataattattatcgttttatttgtttagtactatatttattatgataaaaGACAATATTTCACTTTTAATAGTCTACTGTGGAATattaaatataggtaataaaaatacagagaactataattaatataaatcaaTAGAGAAACTAGTGAACCTTGTAACGATACTTGACAAATAGTTAATATAAATCATGACTGCGATCCCTATTGGTATGGGCAGAACACTAGTAAAGACAACTTCCATGCACTTTTAATACTAGGTCTTAAGACGAATATTGTAAGGCAATAATATACTTTGTATACAAGGAAAATCATGTAAGAAAATGCCTCGCCGGTTATAGTTATAGATTATTGTATAGGAATATACGTTGACAAATGTGGACCATACCGAAACTACGCCAAAATTGTACAGTACTTACGTGTAGATCGCAATCCAGGTTTAGACGTAAAGAATTTTCTAAGGACGAAATTAGAGCACTTTTAAAGAAGCTTTTATTGAATACCGAAATCTACGCCAACGAAGTCGTTGGAGGAAAACTACAACGTAACGTAACTAaacgtagtcgttgcatgagttaTGTGAGGGGCCTacagcggctcaataataaccctgacaccacggttaatggggttggtaatccacctcataatccacacgatagtagaagacgGAAAAccaatcaataaaataataaaatcttcatATAATTTTAACCAATGACCAACACTCACAATGATTGCTTCTCTGAGATCCGTCTGCAGTCTACTCCTGTTCATGTGTATGCATTCGTCCAAATGGTCCAAATGTTCGCCCAAACATTCCACCAACGCCTGTCGTCCTAACGCGAGGACGCATTTGATCATTGGCGCAGTCAGCCTTTCTTTCGTGCCTTGTGATAAGTAGTCGAAGAGTATTCCTTTTCCTGAAATCGAAATACAATAGTTTAATTCAAGTTTACATTTCCCAcacatgtatattttttttttattcacgaAATGTTTTTGCCCTATGGTTTGATGCAACACACCAGACTCAAAAACGGAAAATAAGTAATGACAGTTATTCTAAGAACTCTGAAACTTCACACAATATCATGCAGACTGTTGGCCAAACTTAAAAATGTTTAACTatctaataggctagtttccaactagtcaaaacaggtcctttttactaaacggcaaaacattaaatttatatgaaaaagcacattgtgacgtcacagaaaaacgtgaaatggcggacttattattatgtttcttttgattaaaatcataaataagttaaatagaaaaagaaatgtttttcgttagctttagttaaatctgtctttatttagtaatgagaatttcatgatttatcttgaatctagtagaCGACCAATTGAAAGTTTTCATAACAACGCATCATAGTAATAGAATGTGAAATTGCTTAAATCCCATACTATTAGCTCAATATGTTACAAAGTGGATCCTCTGTTTTCCTTATGATACTTGATATCTTACCTATTGCTATAAAAGATGGCCATGTCCTCGTTATTTTAGTCAGTATAGTGACCATTTTATCAGCGAGTGAACCATTACCAAGTATATTTGAGACCATCACTGGAAACAACCGttgaaactgaaaaaaaaaacatttttttttacttttgtgttTTAAAGGAATGGAGAGTGTAAAAAGGAACGACGACGTGGGTGCGCGTGAAAAACTGTTttagaatatttaaataatattattaagtgtTTTTCGTGTTATCTGCAAAATTTagtggtaaaaataaataaattatgtaaatttaagatgtttttttgtttttgctcCCTTCCACATTTCCCACATATAAATTTTTTTACTCCCTCATATTTTACACACTAATTTTAGAAACTAATTAATATAAGACGCATGCTCTATCAAAATCAATTTGACGGATTTCATATTAGTACGTAATATGACTAACCTGTTGCTGAATATTTGTGTCTAAGCTGCAAGGATTTGAACAAAGTGCGTCAACCATGTCCAAGACGTTTGACTGTAGAGGTTTCTTCGCTGGAACGTTGAGAGCATTCAAGTTGTCATCATTGAGTACTAATACTGCTAAGTTGAAGAGGTTGGGGAATATGGGCCCAATCCGTGTGTTGGTTGTCAAGTCTTCTACTGCTATCTCTTTTGGTTTTTTCCTAAGGTTTAATATAGCTGGAAACAAGTATCAGAAGGTATTATAATGTGACTTGCGAGCGTGTAGTAACGAGGATAAAGCCAGACCTTATTAGGCAGCTAGACTGGGATAACCcggaaattaatataataaaataaaatccaatTAGAAATACTATTTTTTGCACTTTTACCTAatctacaaaataatttaattgattattaaaaaaacgatATATATATAGAGCACTTAAATGAAAgagaaaatacataacatattaaggactttattgcacacacaggaaatacttACCTCTAGCAACTTTAGTGTAGTAATTCTGCAAGTTGACACTAATATTACTGTTGTTATTGAGACTCTTTTCATCAGTGATCCATTCTACAGAGACGGTGGGCAGTGTGGAGAACACGTAACTTTGAGGTATTAGCGCGAAGTCCGCCACATTTAGAAGACTCTCCTACAAATTAAATAGCTTATTTGAAACAACACATTCGATGATTCACtacaataattgttttttaaatgcaCCATTTCTTTCTATGtataaaaattaattaagtatgtacaatcaaagagcaaaggAACAGTCACAGCCTAAGAATCATTATGCCGTGCAGAATGCACCATATTTCATTGTGTGTATTGTCAAATACCACATTCTTTTTAACATATATATACTTGTTATCTACATGAGACTATTGATCTAATGTAATCTCAAGAATTCAACCAGATTTGATTTGTAAAGctcaacaaaataaaatatgttttatgacAACTAACATAGCGTAAAGGGGAACCCCTTTGTATATATGGAAAATGAACTGtctaataatattaaacaataaggctgtactttattattattaaagataaGGCTGTACTTACAACTTGACAGCAAAGTTTCTCGTCCCCAATAGGAGCATATGTAGCAGCACAAGCACCCACAACAGGACTGGTGTCAGCCAACATGAGAGCCGTGTTAACGTCCGACCCGTCCACTCGAGACTTTTTCATCATCTCACTGTGTAGGgcaattgtctgaaaaaattcAAAAGTTGGATTATTTCCATTTAGTTTGGACTAGTATTGAGTTTTCTTATATTATGATCCTATAACCAGCATTGTTACTTATTTACCTGATAGCAACACTGCTAATACTTTTTGAATCTTATAAGTCACAAGAGATTAAATGTGTCAATGTTAAGCATATAAATAAAGCACATTTCTCTGGTTCATAACATGTGTaattaaaataggtacataaactatttctgatCAAAAATAATGGTATCAATTCCAGAGAAACTTAGCAGTATATCTTTAAACATAAAAATTCTCCCTAAGATATGacttagtaagtaattattttaaatcaagactgcttttttattttttttattattattattaactcttatgtctataattattataatatttttttaactcacAGAAATCATCTGCCGGAGTTTGTAACTGACATCCTCAGCTAAGTTAGTGGCCGCTTCAGCATTGATCTCGGCACCGACCTGCTCCGCCATGCACTGCACTGAGTCTGGGCCAATGCCCGCAAATTTACCCTGTGATGAACCTCCATCCTGTTGACAGATCATTtcaaatatagaatagaatcttCTGGAAGGCATATATGTCAcagatttttaaacaaaaaataagtgtTAATAATAAACTATTGGTGTTTAGtattacaattaataaatatacctacatagaaTTTAAAATGCTTTGATTGTGAACCTTTGAATTCACCATTCCCAAATCAAGTATGTGTTTAAGTTATAGGAAATGATTATTGCAATTCTAAAGAGGCTGAAAACAACCCAAATAAAATACCACGTTATTATTACAGTAGTAATTTAATGTAACTCATAAAAACTGTCAAAGTTATCATTAGGACAGCTTTTCATGGTCAATGGCGAAGTGGTAGTTCAGTTATATGTAAATGGAACTTTAATACTTGCCTTTTCAGTCAAGGGAGGAGTATCACACTGGCTAGAGCCTCCAGATTCAGAAGTAACAGACTTGTTTTTGTCGCGGTCCCGGGTGCTGTTCGACTTTTTCGAATGATTTTTATTACTCGACGAGGCCGTGTTAGACATATTTCTTCAAGTCACACGTTACTGATGGATACTACAACCACATGATAAGCATATCCACATAAAACAAGCGTTTTCTCAATAAATATGCCCTAAAAATTAAAGAAGACAACAAACAACCCTCCGGGCAAAATGCGAAACGCCAAATTGACATTGTTtcttttaaattgtcaaaacgTTTATTTTCTGGCGTGGATAAAAGATTTTTTAGACTACATATTtgtactataaaaataattcaaatatctATATATTTCAACGTATATTATAGatagaatatattatatttattatacttgaATCCATTTAAATGAAGGCctacaataataacattaagacGATTGCTGCACGGCTTTGCGTTTCCCTTTCCATTTGCTTTCCACATAATGataaacaagtttaaaaaataaacgaactttttttaagtttttgatgTAGGTTTAGGCGGGAATTCACAACTTGCTTGCAGTTAGTTATAGATCCATGTACTTGACACACATTGCGTAAATATAAAACTCAAGCCCATAGTctctatcggggtaggcagaacctCAGTCAGTCGATTTATAATAGACATccaaggcctttgcccagcggtgggataTAAGTGGGATCTGTCTTCTTAGTTAGTTTCTTTCACTTCGCTCTACTACTTGCAGTCACGCATTTTcaagtacttaggtacctattacagcATCAGCATTAGCCAATTAACAGCCCTAgctatcaaataatttatttatcaacAAGTGGTGAATTCTGATTCACCTAAGGGTCTGCCCTTTGTTAAGTTTCTAAATACTTTTGATAGTGATAGATAACGTAATTAGTTTCAGAAaatctaagtatttttttccattcacGGTTTCCTACAAAATGAGGAATATacctaaataggtacctacttacctactttccgATGTGTCTCGAATTTAAAATTAGGTACGGTACGACCTACCTATATAGGTATGCAGGTACCAATGTAAGTACATGTGAAATGTtaaatagtacctacctaagtgtTACTAAACTCATACTTATTCCTAAAAAGGGTTTGTTCTTTTTAACATGATAGTCCATCACTATAGGCGATAGACTGATCAATTTTCACCatacaggggcctttggcggctcaataataaccgtgacaccaaggATCCTGAGgctagtaatccacctcacaaaccacacgatgaTGTAAGAAGCTCAaacagttcatcatatccattttagggTTTTGCATCAGGAGTCTTCTATTACTTGTGGGTCTACCCACCCCGTTAGATTTTGTCGTCgagagcttatgtatgtatgtatgtaaaatgttCACCTACTTTCATCACGGTTTGGCTATTTAGATAGCCCCAAGGAAAAGGTCAAACTGATAAgccattaagtaagtatattacgtCACTTACAAAACCGAGCACTTTACggtggtgtaagtatatttattattatcaataggtaggtacctttaCAATGTGAACATTTCTTAATGAATAAATACAGCTAGATTAGCGTTCGGTTCATAATTAACAATTTATCTACTAAACaatcttaaataataataagagtaGCAAACAATTTGTGGACTATCACTATCATTTACGATAAAACGTCACCCGATTGTGTTTTCTCGAGGGAGCTTCGTAAAATATCAATAAGTGGTAGCGTCTCGCCAGGAACACAACGGTGTGTGATTCGTAAACGTTTCTTTTTTTCGAAAGGATTTATAGATGTGAATTCGTTgcttgcaaaaaaataaaatgttgcacAAATCGGCCGCGCTTCGCGCCACTCTACTTAAAAAACATGTAGCATTTTATTCTTCAAAGGTAAGCTTCTATTATTTTCTAATAAAGTAATCCATTACTTGCTTCTAAGTCCATATGCGTAGgtgtgttttataaaattaattattataaaaaatgcaTCAAAGTGATTGTAAACGTACGTTTTTATTGAAGTACTCAGTCAATTTTAATCGTAAAATTAATTATGAttacctatataattatattgtgattaatcaaaattttgatttagtaggtaagtatatatggAAATTCGGTAGGGCcctaattaagtattattattcagTATCCCAgtttataaaatcaataaacaCGGAGTAGGTAATTGGAGAATGAGCACATGCAAAAGCCTCCCgaattttttgtaagtaaattcGAATTTGTATGCACGTTTTCACACAGAAACGATTCCATTCATACACTATTTCATTACTCCTTAAAagcatgtatgtattttaatattcgtAGAAGTACAATCTTCAATTTAATATCTTGCCCAAAAAGAGACCTCTCCTGGGTagccggccaagtagctaatgccaatagcgacaaatttacaataagttacttaaaaaaaatctccCCTGGAATAACGAATAGAACCTACTTATTGTTAGACTCTTAGTCGATTTACGTGTCTTCAGACGGTAGGAGGACCGAAGCTTGAAAGTTGAAACCAAGCAGTCAATCAATAAACTAGGAAAGTGTAGCTGCAGGTGGTCATTCAaagacttgtggctctgcccaccacgGTAGGGAATGATTACAAGCTTAGAAACGTGAGTTAGGTTATATGTTTGCCACTTTCTGCTAAAATAGGGACTGTTAGAGCCTTATTTCCAAAATTGCTAAACAGAGTGTCGCTTAAAATTTCCTTTTGCTCGTTATTAGATGAGCTGTAATACCTATACTTAAACgttttctacctaattaaatGGCACGTTGCTAATTATTATCTGTTACAGATAAACTATATATGTTGGCCCTGTACAAGACCTTGTTATGACTTAGCaacgaattttaataataatataatgataaCTACTCCTAGGTACGTAAATAGGTACAACTCGGCAATGATTATCAATAGAGAATGGGGATAAAATCATATGTGGTTTGGGTACAAATTACGTCTTCGTGATAGatagattttaaataaaaaaataatgtaagttaTATAAGTAACTAGGCCTATTGTAGAGTTTTAATTCTGACGCGggactaagtaggtacctaccgtaGATCAATGTAGAGACGATGCGCTACATACTTACctagaaatttatttattttgaaatggCAAGGAttcaaagaatttaaaaaacaattaacaagtatcatcatcaccatcatcaccagcccattaacgtcacactgctggggcacgggccatccctatggatggatagggagatcgggcctgcaaccatcacgcgggcccagtgcagttCGGGTGCAATACAGTGGGGTGCGGTGGTTAACAAGTATATTTGCAATATATTgactaggtaggtatata is drawn from Pectinophora gossypiella chromosome 7, ilPecGoss1.1, whole genome shotgun sequence and contains these coding sequences:
- the LOC126368027 gene encoding uncharacterized protein LOC126368027 produces the protein MSNTASSSNKNHSKKSNSTRDRDKNKSVTSESGGSSQCDTPPLTEKDGGSSQGKFAGIGPDSVQCMAEQVGAEINAEAATNLAEDVSYKLRQMISTIALHSEMMKKSRVDGSDVNTALMLADTSPVVGACAATYAPIGDEKLCCQVESLLNVADFALIPQSYVFSTLPTVSVEWITDEKSLNNNSNISVNLQNYYTKVARAILNLRKKPKEIAVEDLTTNTRIGPIFPNLFNLAVLVLNDDNLNALNVPAKKPLQSNVLDMVDALCSNPCSLDTNIQQQFQRLFPVMVSNILGNGSLADKMVTILTKITRTWPSFIAIGKGILFDYLSQGTKERLTAPMIKCVLALGRQALVECLGEHLDHLDECIHMNRSRLQTDLREAIIDASTSLLRSEPTTHLEDYVMTDYTLYEILGDSIMPRRTIFPYKEPVSNEESTAEKTNDEDFSYLPLRPVMRRPKLRLVPTNNKPYIKIPKDAFFEPTKFKLDRSISIRIKNCRSKDIPVRRKPVYSVTSQSNVVAASGLLNRFRYRLSKTSAFPIFGALTL